CCTAAACTACGCCCTACCTTCCAGTGGTCCCGGGAAAGTTGATGTAGAGATATATATCCTACAAAGCAAATATGATGACATTCTGGTTCTTATTACACTAATCACTGTACCAGGAAGTCTAGACCTGTAAACCTTAGGTATCAGAGGGAATGCACTCCCCGGTCTTCTACCTTGACTGATCTCACTGGTGCCACGATACAACAACAGAGTCACTGGACAGCAATGAGGCAGGCCAACCAAACACTTCAAACCCAGATGTTCTAGGGCCAAATGCACCGCCCTCTGCGGGAACCCTGGGATAATCCGCTaacaggattcaaaccctggtcttgaAATGACTCAGTTTATGAAAATATTCAAGGGCAATATTTTGAACAGATATTTTCATCTGTCACACGAGTGACAAGTGCACTGTGCTTTTTCACctacagtaaattacaaattgaaaaaacaaatgaacactGCATTGCTCTGTTATGGAAAATAGAGGTTACATGGCAGTAGAGAGAGTAAAGTGGCTCGCTCTGTATCAGTGTCATCACCAACAACTGACTCACATCTATTCTCTTTTGTTGAAACAATTGGTTATCTGTCTACGCAGATTCaatagtatgtgtgtgtgtgtgtatgtatgtgtgtgtgtgtgtgtatgtatgtgtgtgtgtgtgtgtgtatatatatattttgtggtTTGAAATCATATTAAAACGGACCCATACTATGTTGAATAGTTCATCTGTTCTTTGAAATGCTATAGTGTAACACTTCCTCTCATTCATTCAAATGACGTATTGTGTATGGAGAAAATATTCTGAAGATGAAAATATTCTGAAGATGCTGTTCTTTTCAGTTATAATCAATTGTAAATCAAGTATACAGTACAGGTTAGTCCCAAATGTATGCATGTACAGTACTGGTTTGTGTCTCAATTTAAGTGGATAATAAGAGCATAGACATCTAATTTATAGAAGTCTAGGTCCTTCTTTTCCCATAATTAGAAATATTTACTGAATAAACATATGGAATTATTTTAAGTGATATCATACACATTGTCTTGGCTTTGCAtcatagaaagaaaaaaaaaacttcccaGTATTCCAGAGAGTTTCCAGGGAGTTtgcttttcaactattttggaaaggaaagaaaaaggtgcagtggtcacttaattttatccagagctgtatttatgaGTTTGTATGTTCAACTGTCAGGTTGAGTCATGTTTGTGTAGCGCTGTTTCAGAAAAAACCTGCTGATGagtccaaaaaatatataatgtatgtgtCTCAGACTGTGAAAGTCATTGCCATAAACAGAGATGGCCAGCATGTTCCCTAAGCTTTTTAATTTCTGAGGAAGTAACGGTGTTGCAGCCATTTGAGCTACTCACCCATAAGACATCCAACGTTAGGGTGTTTTAACCTTTCTAGTAGTATCTTTCAGGACATTGTGGGAagtcaaacatttgaaattggtctctttctctccccctatGCAGTCTGCTGAACTCCAACACCTTCACTGTGGTAGCTGATGATGCCTTTGCCGGTCTGTCACACCTGCAGTACTTGTAAGTGTCCCACTATGTCAAAAGTATAAAGGAGTGGTGTTACAATGTAATATGCCTATGGTGTCCAGTCTTTAATTAGACAAGGATCGCAATATCAATAAACTTGCATTgaatctcctcctccttccatagAACATACTCTTCTAGCTTTAGTTGGGCCTGATAAATCTGAAcatgtcattttgtttattgATAGCATGTTAGGTACCGAGAAAGATGAGGTTGTTCATCTTATTGCATTTGCTGCTTTTTCATGGAAGCAATGCATTAGGCTCCATTACGTGATTGTGTGGTTCTGGCTGCAACCCTACCCCAGGACTCTGCATTGCCCAGCCAACCCTGCCCACGATGGCTCCTCACTGTGAATGCTAATGAACTCGTATATCCATACCCAGTGCAGGCTTGCTGAGCTCACAGTACAAAACATGCACCTGTATTCAATTATCATCTTTTACAATTGCATTCCAAAAATATAAAAGTTACAGTATCATCACAAATTAAGGACATGTTTCTCTATTGCTAATAGGTGTGTTAAGTTGAGAAATTAGCACATGGACACTGATTTGTAGAGATTAATCATGATTGTCATTTGTTTAACATCGGTAGCACTGATTGTGTACCATAGGAAGCACAAAACTATATTGCTTGATTATTATTGTCTAACTTCAGACAATAACATGAACTGTTAGATTTGTGAAATGGTGCAcagattatattatatatacagagCTCAATCAGTACTTGGTTTTAAGTATACCCAAGCTGCGCAGCTTTTATGTTAACTTGAGCAGATGGAAGAAtagttaatgttttgttttgaacacTTTCAAAGCCACTGAATGGCTATCCCCAgatcccctccccctccctttatCTCTACTCTCAAGGTCAGTGGCACTCCTACTGCAGTCTGTCCAGCAAGGCCCAGGCCCATCTGCTTAAGATTCAGAAAGCCTTGGGTGGTAGCTACATGAAAACTGAATCTGAAGCAAAGTTAAGAATAAATAGCATTCTACAGAATATAGAGATCAAGTAATACAAATACTGTACAAACATCTTTTACTGGGTCATAGGATTACCCATGGTAAACAGATTTCTTACAGTCTTAACATGTGtttcaacatttctttttttttttttgaccaaGAAATATTGTATGTCTCTTTTTTATGCCCATCAGATTTGTAGAGAACAATGACATCCACGCCCTGTCAAAGCATACTTTTAGAGGGCTTAAATCCTTGACTCATCTGTGAGTACACTTTCTGCTGCTCTGTAAATATCAATGGAAGAATATGTTAGGACAGTCTTAACTTTTTCAAATTCCTGTTCCATCTCTCGTAGTTCCCTGTCAAATAATAACTTGCAGCTACTTCCAAGAGAAATCTTCAAACATCTTGACACCCTGACAGATTTGTAAGTACTTTTTGTAAGAGAACATAGTACCCTTATAACTGTAGGTTTAATCAGATGTTACCTTTTTAATCACCATATCATCACCCCTTTATTCCAACTTTACTCACAATGTCTCAGAGAATCCTTACTACTAGTCGTTTTCTAAGAACTGTTTCATGTATGAACAATCATTCAATTTCTCTATGTGTTAACCAGAGACCTAAGAGGTAACTCCTTCCGCTGTGACTGTAAAATCAAGTGGCTCATAGACTGGATGGAGCAGACTAACACCTCTGTCCCAGCCATCTACTGCGCCAGCCCATTTGAGTTCCAAGGCCGCAGAATCCATGATCTCACCCCACGAGACTTCAACTGTATCAGTGCAGGTTAGTCCCAAATCAACTTGAAATTGACTAATTTCGACAGCAATGCACTTAAATTTCAGATGGATAatccttctctcttttcctctgcaGACTTTGCAGTTTATGAGACTTTTCCATTCCAGTCTGTGTCAGTGGAGTCCTATGAATTCAATGGTGATCAATTTGTGGCCTTTGCCCAGCCTGATTCTGGGTTCTGCACACTGTATATGTGGAATCATGTGGAAATGGTTTTCCGGAGGTACCATAACATAACATGTATGTTTCTGCTGTCATTTATTCCTTCTAAAAGTAATTAttatgtaaaaaacaacaacaacaatacattATAGACAAACAGATGtcacactgtatttttttttgcaaattcaCATTTAAAGTATACAGTGACTATTCTTCACGTGTCTTTCTCATAGCTCGATCTGCTGTGTACTGCAAGCCTGTGGTAATAAACAACACCCTTTACATGGTTGTGGCTCAACTATTCGGTGGATCCCACATTTACAAGTTAGACTATTACTATTTcacatacttttcatgttgaCATTCAcattgcagcaaaaaaaacGTTAAGCAAAGTTTATAATTAGGACTTAGAGATGACTGACCTTATTTACACCTCATTTACAGATGGGAAGAGGACCCACAGCGATTTGTAAAAATCCAGGACATTGACACCACACGTGTGAGAAAACCCAACTTTGTTGAGACCTTTCAGCTGGATGATGAGTGGTACTTTGCAGTGGCAGACAGTTCCAAGGCAGGATCTACAAGCATATATCGCTGGAACAGCAATGGTTTCTACTCCCACCAATCCCTTCATCCCTGGCATCGTGACACCCATGTGGAGTTCCTAGATGTGGAGGGGAAGCAGCGTCTCATTCTATCCAGTGCCTCCCAGCCCCCTATGGTTTATCAGTGGAACCGCAGTCTGCGGCAGTTTGCCTTCTATTCCCAAATTACCGAGACTGCCGACGTCCAGATGGTCAAGCATTTTTGGATACGCAAGGTTCTCTACCTCTGCCTTACACGCTTCATTGGCGATTCCAAGATTCTCCGCTGGGAGGGGCAGCGCTATGTTGAGATTCAAACCCTGCCCTCACGTGGCTCCATGGTTGTGTATCCATTCACTGTTGGTCCTCGTCAGTATCTCCTTCTCGGGAGTGATTTCTCCTTCTCTCAAGTCTACCTGTGGGATGACCTCACACACCGCTTCCAGCCGTTCCAGGAGCTCAACATGAGAGCGCCCCGGGCCTTCAGCTTGGTGTCTGTGGACAACAAAGATATCCTACTGGCAGCCAGCTTCAAAGGCAACACACTGGCCTACCAGCACCTAATAGTGGATCTTAGTGCTAGATAAACTATCCCAGTCAGATTCTATAAGTGAACTTAGGTTACACTTTATATTTAGAGTCCCAATTTCCCTCtatagatgttctatagataatATTACTATCAACATACTTTAAACAAATGGTTGATAAACAACTGTTTGCTAAgcttaaggttaggtttagaatacgGTTTATGGTAAGGGAtagaataaaggttagggttaggacatACGTATGGGTCAGGGTTAGCAGAtagttagttaaaatgttatagATAGTCAGTAgacaatctgtagagcatctacaggcacACTTTCAGGACTCTCAAAATAAGGTGTTACCTTAACTAATTTGTCTGTGCTGTCCTTatggaaaaaacaacaaatctaAGCCATGTGACTAAATAACAATTTCTGAAGAATGAGTACTAATAAACCGGAAATGCATGATATCTTTAGTTGACTTTGATTAAACTAATTAAAACTGGATGTGTAATGACAAAACATATCATCAAATGGTGTCAAATCACTCTGTAACTTCACTACTTTAATTGATGAAGtcaatgtataaaata
This portion of the Esox lucius isolate fEsoLuc1 chromosome 13, fEsoLuc1.pri, whole genome shotgun sequence genome encodes:
- the lgi3 gene encoding leucine-rich repeat LGI family member 3 isoform X1; translated protein: MLDAGSRKVTGWLRLLANLCLLLCLVGEMRAKRVTKIPRCPTTCSCTKDSAFCVDTKAIPKTFPPGIISLTMVNAAFTTIPEGAFSHLHLLQFLLLNSNTFTVVADDAFAGLSHLQYLFVENNDIHALSKHTFRGLKSLTHLSLSNNNLQLLPREIFKHLDTLTDLDLRGNSFRCDCKIKWLIDWMEQTNTSVPAIYCASPFEFQGRRIHDLTPRDFNCISADFAVYETFPFQSVSVESYEFNGDQFVAFAQPDSGFCTLYMWNHVEMVFRRYHNITSRSAVYCKPVVINNTLYMVVAQLFGGSHIYKWEEDPQRFVKIQDIDTTRVRKPNFVETFQLDDEWYFAVADSSKAGSTSIYRWNSNGFYSHQSLHPWHRDTHVEFLDVEGKQRLILSSASQPPMVYQWNRSLRQFAFYSQITETADVQMVKHFWIRKVLYLCLTRFIGDSKILRWEGQRYVEIQTLPSRGSMVVYPFTVGPRQYLLLGSDFSFSQVYLWDDLTHRFQPFQELNMRAPRAFSLVSVDNKDILLAASFKGNTLAYQHLIVDLSAR
- the lgi3 gene encoding leucine-rich repeat LGI family member 3 isoform X2 — protein: MLDAGSRKVTGWLRLLANLCLLLCLVGEMRAKRVTKIPRCPTTCSCTKDSAFCVDTKAIPKTFPPGIISLTMVNAAFTTIPEGAFSHLHLLQFLLLNSNTFTVVADDAFAGLSHLQYFSLSNNNLQLLPREIFKHLDTLTDLDLRGNSFRCDCKIKWLIDWMEQTNTSVPAIYCASPFEFQGRRIHDLTPRDFNCISADFAVYETFPFQSVSVESYEFNGDQFVAFAQPDSGFCTLYMWNHVEMVFRRYHNITSRSAVYCKPVVINNTLYMVVAQLFGGSHIYKWEEDPQRFVKIQDIDTTRVRKPNFVETFQLDDEWYFAVADSSKAGSTSIYRWNSNGFYSHQSLHPWHRDTHVEFLDVEGKQRLILSSASQPPMVYQWNRSLRQFAFYSQITETADVQMVKHFWIRKVLYLCLTRFIGDSKILRWEGQRYVEIQTLPSRGSMVVYPFTVGPRQYLLLGSDFSFSQVYLWDDLTHRFQPFQELNMRAPRAFSLVSVDNKDILLAASFKGNTLAYQHLIVDLSAR